In the Chlorobium limicola DSM 245 genome, one interval contains:
- a CDS encoding sigma-54-dependent Fis family transcriptional regulator, protein MRNESMHEASTLMQYISDAVGSIRDPQELFRTVTDKLRLVFEFDSAVIITFDRDRRYINVFFEMLRFELPDSVRRKKRPIAGSWIEPHLGDTTVSVLSIEGELNRYPSDFPVPGMLYDLGMRQVVLSPLRSGGKVIGFLNFVSKREKIWSEGEKELLTTLSAPIAVAVSNALAYEELRQSEAQISMQLAVNNALLTIRDRSRMMLAVCEQIDRLVPCTFLGIRVMQSDGDYRVFDNFMREPSGSFAPVLSYDHFGISDFREIAKESFALISNPGCYSGADFERLCRQYRLVALVREKLGVCSVISASLWDSPGSRAGLIISDTRRSFDEHDLQTVSLVVPQLSLALQNFLAYEDIDELRGRLEGERTWLIEEIKGAHAFEEIIGSSAALAAALRRVSQVAPTDATVLIQGETGTGKELFARAIHNLSSRREKVMVKVNCAALPAALIESELFGHEKGSFTGATERRIGKFELAAGGTIFLDEIGELPLELQAKLLRVLQERELERLGGSRVIQVDVRVIAATNRDLDAEVAAGRFREDLYFRLNVFPLAVPPLRERRDDIALLAAHFAARYAREFGRQTLPFRQSDLLRLEGREWKGNIRELAHLIEQVVIVSEGPSLDFSSILSPETSAAGNRTTERVKSMRDFESEMLMLERELILDALERSGGRVSGEGGAAERLDMHPKTLYSRIDKLGLRKRYG, encoded by the coding sequence ATGCGAAACGAGTCTATGCATGAAGCCAGCACGCTCATGCAGTATATCAGCGATGCGGTGGGTTCCATACGCGATCCGCAGGAGCTGTTCCGGACGGTGACCGACAAGCTGCGCCTGGTTTTCGAATTCGATTCGGCGGTTATCATCACCTTCGACCGCGACAGGCGCTACATCAATGTTTTTTTCGAAATGCTTCGTTTCGAGCTTCCCGATTCCGTTCGGCGTAAAAAACGGCCTATAGCGGGTTCGTGGATCGAACCGCATCTCGGCGATACCACCGTGTCGGTGCTCTCCATAGAGGGCGAACTCAACCGTTATCCTTCTGATTTCCCTGTTCCTGGCATGCTTTACGATCTTGGCATGCGGCAGGTGGTGCTCTCGCCTCTGCGTTCCGGCGGCAAGGTGATCGGTTTTCTGAATTTTGTTTCGAAGCGGGAAAAGATATGGTCGGAAGGCGAAAAGGAGCTGCTCACCACCCTTTCGGCGCCTATCGCCGTCGCGGTCAGCAATGCCCTTGCCTATGAGGAACTGCGTCAGAGCGAAGCCCAGATATCCATGCAGCTTGCCGTGAACAACGCGCTGCTTACCATACGGGATCGCAGCCGTATGATGCTTGCCGTCTGCGAGCAGATCGACCGGCTGGTACCCTGCACGTTTCTCGGCATACGGGTAATGCAGAGCGACGGCGATTACCGGGTGTTCGATAATTTCATGAGGGAACCCTCAGGATCGTTTGCCCCTGTCCTCTCCTACGATCATTTCGGCATATCGGATTTCAGGGAGATCGCCAAAGAGAGTTTTGCGCTTATCTCCAATCCCGGTTGCTATTCCGGAGCGGATTTCGAGCGGCTCTGCCGGCAGTATCGGCTTGTTGCTCTGGTGCGTGAAAAACTCGGCGTCTGTTCGGTTATCAGCGCCAGCCTGTGGGACTCCCCCGGCAGCCGCGCCGGACTGATCATTTCGGATACCAGGAGGTCTTTCGACGAGCATGACCTGCAGACGGTGAGCCTCGTTGTGCCGCAGCTCTCGCTTGCGCTGCAGAACTTTCTTGCCTATGAGGATATCGACGAGCTTCGCGGGCGACTGGAGGGCGAGCGGACATGGCTGATCGAGGAAATCAAGGGGGCGCATGCTTTCGAGGAGATTATCGGCAGCAGCGCCGCGCTTGCGGCCGCCCTGCGAAGGGTGAGCCAGGTTGCGCCGACCGACGCGACCGTACTGATCCAGGGGGAAACCGGTACAGGCAAGGAGCTGTTCGCACGGGCCATCCACAATCTTTCTTCACGCCGGGAGAAAGTGATGGTGAAGGTGAACTGCGCAGCGCTTCCGGCAGCGCTGATAGAGTCGGAGCTGTTCGGACATGAAAAGGGCAGTTTCACCGGAGCGACGGAGCGCAGGATCGGCAAGTTCGAGCTTGCCGCCGGAGGGACGATTTTTCTCGACGAGATCGGCGAGCTGCCGCTGGAGCTTCAGGCCAAGCTGCTTCGCGTGCTGCAGGAGAGAGAACTGGAGCGGCTCGGCGGAAGCCGGGTCATTCAGGTGGATGTGCGCGTGATTGCCGCTACGAACCGCGATCTCGATGCGGAGGTCGCCGCCGGCCGGTTCCGCGAAGACCTTTATTTCAGGCTCAACGTGTTTCCTCTCGCCGTTCCTCCCCTGCGGGAGAGGCGGGACGATATTGCCCTGCTTGCCGCCCACTTCGCTGCACGTTACGCCCGCGAATTCGGACGGCAGACTCTGCCGTTCCGGCAGAGCGATCTCCTGCGGCTCGAAGGGCGCGAGTGGAAAGGCAACATCCGCGAACTGGCCCACCTGATCGAGCAGGTGGTGATCGTTTCCGAAGGGCCATCGCTCGACTTCTCCTCCATCCTTTCGCCCGAAACTTCCGCTGCCGGGAACCGGACGACGGAAAGGGTAAAGAGCATGCGCGATTTCGAGTCGGAGATGCTCATGCTCGAGCGGGAGCTGATACTCGATGCGCTCGAACGGTCGGGAGGTCGGGTCAGCGGCGAGGGCGGAGCAGCGGAACGGCTCGACATGCATCCGAAGACTCTCTACTCCCGCATCGACAAGCTGGGGTTGAGGAAGAGGTATGGGTAA
- a CDS encoding aminotransferase-like domain-containing protein: MPRFSQSVSALRSSAIRELMSLASRPDIISFAGGMPGNDLFPVEEVEELFQNLDPKTKQTAFQYGPTPGLPSLLESLSGYLERKGLPVQKNRLMITTGSQQALSILARAFIDPGDQVLSEYPCFIGAIAAFKACGADIVSIPVDEEGIDIGMLRHEAGRPSPAKLLYLTPYFHNPAGMLYTTRRKRQLIEVMQGRDIPIIEDDAYGDLWFSEEDRERLQPLKSIDPEGIDLCYTGSFSKILGPGLRLGWLLAPEAIHEKCELIKQSADACSPSFTQVIADAFIRSGRIDSYIASVRNEYRCRAACMTAALGSLLPDYVQWNEPKGGFYIWLTLPEGADATEILKHAIEGGAVFVAGSTFDPEGRRNNAIRLSYCNNTPEEIERGIPIVARAIREVCG; encoded by the coding sequence ATGCCAAGATTTTCGCAATCAGTATCAGCGCTTCGCTCCTCGGCAATCAGGGAGCTTATGAGCCTCGCATCAAGGCCCGACATCATCTCCTTTGCCGGCGGCATGCCGGGCAACGATCTCTTTCCGGTCGAAGAGGTCGAGGAGCTGTTCCAGAACCTCGACCCAAAAACCAAACAGACGGCATTCCAGTACGGCCCGACCCCCGGCCTGCCGTCGCTGCTCGAATCGCTCTCCGGCTACCTCGAACGAAAAGGGCTGCCCGTACAGAAAAACCGGCTCATGATCACCACCGGCTCCCAGCAGGCGCTCAGCATCCTCGCACGGGCATTCATCGACCCCGGCGACCAGGTGCTCAGCGAGTACCCCTGCTTCATCGGAGCGATAGCGGCCTTCAAGGCATGCGGAGCCGATATCGTCTCCATTCCGGTCGATGAGGAAGGCATCGACATCGGCATGCTGCGGCATGAAGCAGGACGCCCTTCGCCCGCAAAATTACTCTACCTAACGCCCTACTTCCACAACCCGGCAGGGATGCTCTATACAACCCGTCGCAAACGCCAGCTCATCGAGGTCATGCAGGGACGCGACATCCCCATCATCGAAGACGACGCCTACGGCGACCTCTGGTTCAGCGAAGAAGATCGCGAACGGCTGCAGCCCCTCAAATCGATCGACCCCGAAGGCATCGACCTCTGCTATACCGGATCGTTCTCCAAAATCCTCGGCCCCGGCCTCCGTCTCGGCTGGCTGCTCGCCCCCGAAGCCATCCACGAAAAATGCGAACTGATCAAGCAGTCCGCCGACGCCTGCTCGCCGAGCTTCACCCAGGTCATCGCCGACGCCTTCATCCGCTCGGGCAGAATAGACAGCTACATAGCCTCCGTACGCAACGAGTACCGCTGCCGGGCGGCCTGCATGACCGCAGCGCTCGGAAGCCTTCTGCCGGACTATGTGCAATGGAACGAACCGAAAGGAGGATTCTACATCTGGCTCACCCTTCCCGAAGGAGCGGACGCCACGGAAATTCTCAAACACGCCATCGAAGGCGGAGCCGTCTTCGTCGCCGGCAGCACTTTCGACCCCGAAGGCCGACGCAACAACGCCATCAGGCTCTCCTACTGCAACAACACCCCGGAAGAGATCGAGCGGGGCATTCCGATCGTTGCAAGGGCGATCAGGGAAGTTTGCGGATGA
- a CDS encoding ACT domain-containing protein, giving the protein MIIKQLSVFLENRTGRLTELTGILAENDINISAFSIADTADYGILRMIVGRPDAAADVLRKNGFAVRITDVVGMIVPHKPGGLHKALQIISDNGIAIDYMYAFALGDCKATVVIRADSLDRIIKVLQEHKLELLQAGDVYQL; this is encoded by the coding sequence ATGATCATCAAGCAATTATCGGTGTTTCTCGAAAACAGAACCGGCAGGCTGACCGAACTGACAGGAATCCTTGCCGAAAACGACATCAACATCTCGGCATTCAGCATCGCCGACACGGCGGACTACGGCATTCTGCGCATGATCGTCGGACGGCCCGATGCTGCAGCCGACGTGCTGCGCAAAAACGGCTTCGCCGTCAGAATTACCGACGTGGTCGGCATGATCGTACCCCACAAACCCGGCGGGCTGCACAAAGCGCTGCAGATCATTTCCGACAACGGCATCGCCATCGACTACATGTACGCCTTCGCCTTAGGCGACTGCAAGGCCACGGTAGTCATCCGGGCCGACTCGCTGGATCGCATCATAAAGGTACTGCAGGAGCACAAGCTCGAACTGCTGCAGGCAGGCGACGTTTACCAGTTGTGA
- a CDS encoding phenylacetate--CoA ligase family protein encodes MIWNAHYECMEREELRKLQGERLQAMVEKVYFNVPFYRLKLQEKGIEPGDIRTIDDLHKLPFTTKQDLRDNYPFGLFAVPQQEIVRLHASSGTTGKSTVVGYTHNDILMWSEVVARSLTMAGVTKSDIIQVAYGYGLFTGGLGLHYGAEKIGASVIPISGGNTKKQLQLMEDFGSTAIACTPSYAAYLGEALAEEKIDRKNIKLKAGIFGAEPWTEEMRSQIERLLGLKAYDIYGLSEVIGPGVSMECQCQKGMHIFEDHFIPEIIDPETGDVLPYGELGELVFTTVTKEAMPLVRYRTRDLTRLHAETCQCGRTLVRMEKCVGRSDDMLIIRGVNVFPSQIESVLLEMSETKPHYLLVVDRENNLDTIEIQVEVEEQFFSDEVKDLEDLRRRIHANIASLLGLSASIRLVEPGTIERSMGKAQRVVDKRKLK; translated from the coding sequence ATGATCTGGAACGCGCATTACGAATGCATGGAGCGCGAGGAGCTCCGGAAACTGCAGGGCGAACGCCTGCAGGCCATGGTGGAAAAAGTCTATTTCAATGTTCCCTTTTATCGCCTGAAACTGCAGGAAAAGGGCATCGAACCCGGCGACATCCGCACTATCGACGACCTGCACAAGCTGCCCTTCACCACCAAACAGGACCTGCGCGACAACTACCCCTTCGGCCTCTTCGCCGTACCGCAGCAGGAGATCGTCAGGCTGCACGCATCGAGCGGCACCACAGGGAAATCAACGGTCGTGGGCTATACCCATAACGATATTCTCATGTGGAGCGAAGTGGTCGCCCGGTCGCTCACCATGGCGGGAGTCACGAAATCCGACATCATTCAGGTCGCATACGGATACGGCCTCTTCACCGGCGGCCTCGGCCTGCACTACGGCGCTGAAAAAATTGGAGCTTCGGTCATCCCCATCTCCGGCGGCAACACGAAAAAGCAGCTGCAGCTCATGGAAGATTTCGGCTCCACGGCAATCGCCTGCACGCCCTCCTACGCGGCCTACCTCGGCGAAGCGCTTGCGGAGGAAAAAATCGACAGGAAAAACATAAAACTCAAAGCCGGCATCTTCGGCGCCGAACCGTGGACCGAAGAGATGCGCTCCCAGATCGAGCGTCTGCTGGGACTCAAAGCCTACGACATCTACGGCCTGAGCGAAGTCATAGGGCCCGGCGTTTCGATGGAATGCCAGTGCCAGAAGGGCATGCACATCTTCGAAGACCACTTCATTCCCGAAATCATCGATCCCGAAACCGGCGACGTACTGCCTTACGGAGAACTCGGAGAGCTGGTCTTCACGACGGTAACCAAAGAGGCCATGCCGCTCGTCCGCTACCGCACGCGCGACCTGACCCGCCTGCACGCCGAAACCTGCCAGTGCGGCAGAACGCTGGTACGCATGGAAAAATGCGTCGGACGCTCCGACGACATGCTCATCATCAGGGGAGTCAACGTCTTCCCGTCGCAGATCGAATCGGTGCTGCTTGAAATGAGCGAAACCAAACCGCACTACCTGCTCGTCGTGGACCGCGAAAACAACCTCGACACCATCGAAATCCAGGTCGAGGTCGAAGAGCAGTTCTTCAGCGACGAGGTGAAGGATCTCGAAGATCTCCGCCGGCGCATCCATGCCAATATCGCAAGCCTGCTCGGCCTCAGCGCATCCATCAGGCTGGTCGAGCCCGGCACGATCGAGCGCAGCATGGGCAAGGCCCAGCGGGTAGTCGATAAACGCAAACTCAAATAA
- a CDS encoding indolepyruvate oxidoreductase subunit beta yields MQYDIIVSGVGGQGILSIAAVIDLAALHCGLHIHQAEVHGMSQRGGAVQSHLRISDEEIHSGLIGEGTADIILSVEPLEALRYLHFLAPEGRIVTATETIINMAGYPPFELIEAELRRTGSPVLVDAAGLAREAGSARTSNMVMLGAAAPFIALEQDILETGIKELFEAKGETIVAMNIDAFRKGLAFSQEHIIKES; encoded by the coding sequence ATGCAGTACGACATCATTGTATCCGGAGTCGGAGGGCAGGGCATCCTGAGCATCGCCGCAGTCATCGACCTCGCCGCGCTCCATTGCGGCCTCCATATTCACCAGGCCGAAGTACACGGCATGAGCCAGCGCGGAGGCGCCGTACAGTCGCACCTTCGCATTTCTGACGAGGAAATTCACTCCGGCCTTATCGGCGAAGGAACCGCCGACATCATTCTTTCGGTCGAACCTCTCGAAGCGCTCCGATACCTGCACTTCCTCGCCCCCGAAGGGCGCATCGTCACGGCAACCGAAACGATCATCAACATGGCCGGTTATCCGCCTTTCGAACTGATCGAAGCCGAACTGCGCCGTACCGGCAGTCCGGTGCTCGTCGATGCAGCCGGACTGGCCCGCGAAGCGGGAAGCGCAAGAACCTCGAACATGGTGATGCTCGGCGCAGCCGCACCGTTCATCGCTCTTGAACAGGATATTCTCGAAACCGGCATCAAGGAACTCTTCGAAGCAAAAGGAGAAACAATCGTCGCCATGAACATCGACGCATTCAGAAAAGGACTTGCTTTTTCGCAGGAACACATCATAAAAGAGTCATGA
- a CDS encoding thiamine pyrophosphate-dependent enzyme translates to MKKHLLLGAEAIAAGALDAGISGVYAYPGTPSTEITEYIQKSRETAERGIHATWSANEKTAYEAALGMSYAGKRALSAMKHVGLNVAADAFINSAITGVNGGLVLAVADDPSMHSSQNEQDSRFYGRFAMVPVLEPASQQDIYDATISAFDLSESLKLPVLLRLTTRLAHSRAGVTRAMPRGEKPLHAEYAPERFVLMPHNARRQYEGLLGKQEPLERLSGSSPLNRMIPGNSSTGVLACGIAFNYAMEAKKSYGLDISVLKIGQYPLPRHLVEELFARCETVLVAEEGYPIYEELLRGWFDDRNIRGRLDGALPRAGELTTGLLAEALGVKRRETATVPDIVVNRPPGLCRGCGHRDLFEALNRVMEGFENRHVFSDIGCYTLGALPPYNAIHTCVDMGAAITMAKGASDAGLRPAVCVIGDSTFTHSGMTGLLDAVNERTPITVIIADNDTTAMTGGQASAATGSKLHAICRGLGVAENRIRTIIPLKQNLEKNMTTLREEIEFPGVSVVLAVRECIETAARKKRRSGSKPANQ, encoded by the coding sequence ATGAAAAAACATCTTCTCCTTGGAGCCGAGGCCATTGCCGCCGGAGCTCTCGATGCCGGCATATCCGGCGTTTACGCCTATCCGGGAACACCCTCGACCGAAATCACCGAATACATCCAGAAAAGCCGGGAAACCGCTGAGCGGGGAATTCACGCAACATGGTCGGCAAACGAAAAAACCGCCTATGAAGCCGCTCTCGGCATGTCCTACGCCGGAAAACGCGCACTTTCGGCCATGAAGCACGTCGGGCTGAACGTCGCTGCCGACGCGTTCATCAACTCTGCCATAACCGGCGTCAACGGCGGCCTGGTGCTTGCCGTAGCCGACGACCCGTCGATGCACTCCTCGCAGAACGAACAGGACAGCCGTTTTTACGGCAGGTTCGCCATGGTGCCGGTACTCGAACCGGCATCGCAGCAGGATATCTACGACGCTACGATCTCGGCATTCGATCTTTCGGAATCCCTGAAACTTCCGGTGCTGCTCCGGCTGACCACACGCCTTGCGCACTCCCGCGCAGGAGTAACCCGCGCCATGCCGCGCGGAGAAAAACCCCTGCATGCGGAATATGCCCCCGAACGGTTCGTGCTGATGCCGCACAATGCGCGCAGGCAGTACGAGGGACTCCTCGGCAAACAGGAACCGCTGGAACGGCTCTCCGGCTCGTCCCCGCTGAACAGGATGATCCCCGGAAACAGCTCCACAGGAGTGCTTGCCTGCGGCATAGCCTTCAACTATGCCATGGAAGCGAAAAAATCATACGGCCTCGATATTTCCGTGCTCAAAATCGGCCAGTACCCCTTGCCCCGGCATCTGGTCGAAGAACTCTTCGCCAGATGCGAAACCGTGCTGGTCGCCGAAGAGGGATACCCGATATACGAAGAGCTGCTCAGAGGATGGTTCGACGACCGGAACATCCGCGGACGCCTGGACGGAGCGCTGCCCCGTGCCGGCGAACTCACGACCGGCCTGCTCGCCGAAGCGCTTGGGGTAAAACGCCGGGAAACGGCAACGGTTCCCGACATCGTCGTAAACCGCCCGCCCGGGCTCTGCAGGGGATGCGGACACCGCGATCTCTTCGAAGCCCTGAACCGGGTCATGGAGGGTTTCGAAAACAGGCACGTCTTTTCCGACATCGGCTGCTACACGCTTGGAGCCCTGCCCCCATATAACGCCATCCACACCTGCGTTGACATGGGAGCGGCAATCACCATGGCAAAAGGAGCTTCCGACGCCGGCCTTCGCCCTGCCGTCTGCGTCATAGGCGACTCCACCTTCACCCATTCAGGCATGACCGGCCTGCTCGACGCCGTCAACGAACGGACGCCGATCACGGTCATCATTGCCGACAACGACACCACCGCCATGACAGGAGGACAGGCCTCGGCAGCTACGGGATCGAAACTCCATGCCATCTGCCGCGGCCTCGGCGTAGCAGAAAACCGCATAAGAACGATCATCCCCCTGAAACAGAACCTGGAAAAAAACATGACGACGCTCAGGGAGGAAATCGAATTCCCCGGCGTTTCGGTGGTACTCGCGGTCAGGGAGTGCATAGAAACCGCTGCCCGGAAAAAACGCAGATCCGGAAGCAAACCAGCCAATCAGTAA
- a CDS encoding ArsA family ATPase yields MRNIVFTGKGGVGKTSIAAATAVKAASMGYKTLVISTDPAHSLGDSFDIELGPSPVKIAENLFGQEVSVYGDLNMNWEIVREHFAHLMEVQGIQGIYVEEMGVLPGMEELFSLSYIKRYNESNEYDLLVVDCAPTGETLRLLSLPETFGWMLKLMRNLEKYVVKPLIRPLSKRVGKLHELVPDSDVYDQVDHLFSSIEGIIELLSDSTKTTVRLVMNPEKMVIKESMRALTYLNLYGITVDQVIINRVFMDEVDGQYMKEWKEIQHKYIDQIETSFAPVPITKVPLFRREVLGLEMLKQVGEVVYGDKNPLDIFYHEEHVDIKKISDGHYVMKLRLPFVFDNKMEANVVQIGDSLTVRIGNYQKGVVLPLFLAGMRVAEAGYEEKWLKIDFRKKEG; encoded by the coding sequence ATGAGAAATATCGTTTTCACCGGAAAAGGGGGCGTAGGCAAAACCTCGATCGCCGCCGCAACGGCTGTAAAAGCCGCTTCGATGGGCTACAAGACCCTTGTCATATCCACCGACCCCGCGCACAGCCTCGGCGACTCCTTCGATATCGAACTCGGCCCCTCTCCGGTAAAGATCGCCGAAAACCTCTTTGGACAGGAGGTCAGCGTCTATGGCGATCTCAATATGAACTGGGAGATCGTGCGGGAGCACTTCGCCCACCTCATGGAAGTACAGGGCATTCAGGGCATCTACGTCGAAGAGATGGGCGTGCTGCCCGGCATGGAGGAGCTCTTCTCGCTCTCCTACATCAAGCGCTACAACGAATCGAACGAATACGACCTGCTCGTGGTTGACTGCGCGCCGACCGGAGAAACCCTTCGCCTGCTCTCGCTGCCCGAAACCTTCGGCTGGATGCTCAAGCTGATGCGCAATCTCGAAAAATATGTGGTCAAACCGCTGATCCGTCCGCTCTCCAAACGGGTAGGCAAACTGCACGAGCTTGTCCCCGACTCCGACGTTTACGATCAGGTCGATCACCTCTTTTCCTCCATCGAGGGGATCATCGAACTGCTCTCCGATTCGACCAAAACCACAGTCCGCCTGGTCATGAACCCCGAAAAAATGGTGATAAAGGAGTCCATGCGCGCGCTCACCTACCTGAACCTCTACGGCATCACGGTCGATCAGGTTATCATCAACCGGGTCTTCATGGACGAAGTGGACGGCCAGTACATGAAGGAGTGGAAAGAGATCCAGCACAAGTATATCGACCAGATCGAAACATCCTTCGCCCCGGTGCCCATCACGAAGGTGCCGCTCTTCCGACGCGAGGTGCTCGGTCTGGAGATGCTCAAACAGGTCGGCGAGGTTGTCTATGGCGATAAGAATCCTCTCGACATTTTCTACCATGAAGAGCATGTCGATATCAAAAAGATTTCGGACGGCCACTACGTCATGAAGCTCCGCCTCCCCTTCGTCTTCGACAACAAAATGGAAGCGAACGTGGTGCAGATCGGCGACTCGCTCACCGTGCGCATCGGCAACTACCAGAAAGGGGTGGTGCTGCCGCTCTTTCTGGCCGGCATGCGGGTTGCTGAAGCCGGCTACGAGGAGAAGTGGCTGAAAATCGATTTCCGGAAAAAAGAGGGCTGA
- a CDS encoding DUF3298 and DUF4163 domain-containing protein, protein MNNHNRVWFISLFLACIMFIVTACDSSNAKRLSGVPSGSGISADTLSFELQRIEKQDGKRNTAANDNEVYCRCTYPVFSGGKSAALVNGTLQTWIADSTEIAPGDVYTGDRSVGKLAANFLEEYERAKKEFGNIPGYQFDLNGSVLLNRKGVLTVSLATESYTGGAHGNYGTRFFVFDARSGKRLAVRNLFKAGFEDRLNRLIDSRYRQMKGLSQTDRLDGEKGQLFENFIRFNDNVALTPEGVTFFYNIYEIAAYVFGPAEITLSYSDVADILKPEFMGL, encoded by the coding sequence ATGAACAATCACAATCGGGTATGGTTTATTTCGCTGTTTCTTGCATGCATCATGTTTATCGTTACTGCATGCGATTCGAGCAATGCAAAGCGCCTCTCCGGCGTTCCTTCGGGAAGCGGCATTTCCGCAGATACGCTTTCGTTCGAGTTGCAGCGTATAGAGAAACAGGATGGCAAAAGGAATACGGCAGCCAATGACAATGAAGTGTACTGCAGATGCACCTATCCGGTGTTTTCAGGCGGCAAATCTGCTGCGCTTGTAAACGGGACGTTGCAGACGTGGATTGCCGACAGCACGGAGATCGCTCCGGGTGACGTGTATACTGGCGACAGGTCGGTCGGGAAGCTTGCCGCGAATTTTCTTGAGGAGTATGAACGTGCGAAAAAAGAGTTTGGAAACATTCCCGGATACCAGTTCGATCTGAACGGTTCCGTTTTGCTGAACAGGAAGGGCGTTCTGACGGTGAGTCTTGCCACAGAGTCTTATACCGGAGGGGCTCACGGCAATTACGGCACACGGTTTTTCGTGTTCGATGCCCGATCGGGGAAGCGGCTTGCCGTCAGGAACCTTTTCAAGGCAGGGTTCGAGGATCGATTGAACAGGTTGATCGACAGCCGGTATCGGCAGATGAAAGGGCTATCGCAGACGGATCGGCTTGACGGTGAAAAGGGCCAGTTGTTTGAAAACTTCATCCGTTTTAACGATAACGTTGCGTTGACTCCGGAAGGCGTGACCTTTTTCTACAATATCTATGAAATCGCTGCCTATGTTTTCGGTCCTGCGGAGATCACGCTCTCATACAGTGATGTCGCCGATATTCTGAAACCGGAGTTCATGGGGCTATGA
- a CDS encoding alpha/beta hydrolase has product MRDHEWTGYYDRFGYFSPESVRDGCHPRIMEHQDTPRKAIVLVHGLSDSPYFMTAIGEYFFNQLGYNVYLPLLHCHGLKEPNGMEGVKLDEWKANVAFAISAAAAKSQEVSIGGLSTGGALGFYMATVNHDIQGSLYLFSGALDLAGGPYGLAGEIKEKLLQTFLADLLDSSKPLVGDNPYRYSYVDMDGAAELARLIRETDTLVSGFSQRFPYSGNVFAAHSACDTTADIAGIEALQAVSLRDRFSLFRIPEDLGVRHASVVLREPIMNGGKLLEAANPAFEDMMQAIAAFESRS; this is encoded by the coding sequence ATGCGTGATCATGAATGGACAGGCTATTACGATCGCTTCGGCTACTTCTCTCCGGAGAGCGTTCGCGACGGTTGTCATCCGAGAATCATGGAGCATCAGGATACGCCCCGAAAAGCGATTGTGCTTGTTCACGGACTTTCCGACTCCCCCTACTTCATGACTGCCATCGGAGAGTATTTCTTCAACCAGCTTGGCTATAACGTTTACCTTCCGCTGCTCCATTGCCATGGGCTGAAAGAGCCGAACGGCATGGAAGGGGTCAAGCTCGACGAGTGGAAGGCAAATGTGGCTTTCGCCATCAGCGCCGCGGCAGCGAAATCACAAGAGGTATCGATCGGCGGGCTTTCGACTGGCGGAGCCCTTGGCTTTTATATGGCTACGGTCAACCACGACATACAGGGATCTCTCTATCTTTTTTCCGGAGCGCTCGATCTGGCAGGTGGCCCGTACGGACTTGCAGGAGAAATCAAGGAAAAACTGCTTCAGACCTTTCTTGCAGATCTTCTCGACAGCAGCAAGCCTCTTGTGGGAGACAATCCCTACCGCTACAGCTATGTCGATATGGATGGCGCAGCAGAACTTGCCCGGCTTATCAGGGAAACCGACACTCTTGTCAGCGGATTCAGCCAGAGGTTTCCCTATTCCGGGAACGTGTTTGCCGCTCATTCGGCATGCGATACGACGGCGGATATCGCCGGAATCGAAGCGTTACAGGCTGTATCGCTCCGGGATCGTTTCAGCCTGTTCAGGATTCCCGAAGATCTCGGAGTCAGGCATGCGAGTGTGGTTCTCAGAGAGCCCATCATGAACGGAGGCAAGCTCCTCGAAGCCGCCAATCCGGCGTTCGAGGATATGATGCAGGCGATAGCGGCTTTCGAGAGCAGATCATGA
- a CDS encoding nitroreductase family protein yields MSSTHETNRPLNFHDLAAGRCSIRSFEKNLPLPREVMQRILDAGRLAPSGKNLQPWTFIVVSSPEMLAKIYPCYSRDWIQSAPHLLIVKGTRSGAWQRKKDGYTSLETDLAIAMDHMILAAAYEGVGSCWIAAFDRDILYGALDLTDDEEIFAFTPIGYPAPDAVTVPKTRKPLDEVAVFL; encoded by the coding sequence ATGTCCAGCACGCATGAAACCAACCGGCCGCTGAACTTCCACGACCTTGCGGCAGGGCGGTGCAGCATCCGCAGTTTCGAGAAAAACCTGCCGCTTCCTCGGGAAGTCATGCAGCGCATCCTCGACGCAGGAAGGCTCGCCCCTTCGGGAAAAAACCTGCAGCCATGGACGTTCATCGTGGTCAGCTCCCCGGAAATGCTCGCAAAAATATACCCCTGTTATTCCCGCGACTGGATACAGAGCGCGCCGCACCTGCTCATCGTAAAAGGAACGCGCAGCGGAGCATGGCAACGGAAAAAAGACGGCTATACATCGCTTGAAACCGACCTTGCCATCGCCATGGATCACATGATCCTTGCCGCGGCATATGAAGGCGTCGGCAGCTGCTGGATCGCCGCCTTCGACCGCGACATCCTTTACGGCGCTCTCGACCTCACCGACGACGAAGAGATCTTCGCCTTCACGCCCATAGGCTATCCGGCTCCGGATGCCGTAACGGTACCCAAAACAAGAAAACCGCTCGATGAAGTAGCGGTGTTTCTGTAA